One genomic region from Haloarcula taiwanensis encodes:
- a CDS encoding dehydrogenase, with protein MDIVDALDGRHGTTCFVGAGGKKTTMATLAARLEQAVVTATVRIPIFDGWVADVVVTESPRSAIDTASAWPLGVVPAQERPDRYRGYDPETVADLADIASPILVKADGARMREFKAPSDREPQLPATASTVVPIASAHVVGEPLTDDIVHRVDEVATITGRAPGDEIRPRDVAAVLASGRGGLKDVPADATAIPLLNMVDDERLETNARAVAEAIHDRADVPRVVLAEMRADDPLVAVV; from the coding sequence ATGGACATCGTCGACGCGCTGGACGGGCGACATGGGACCACCTGCTTCGTCGGCGCTGGGGGGAAGAAGACGACGATGGCAACGCTCGCAGCGCGACTGGAGCAGGCAGTCGTCACCGCGACGGTTCGGATACCCATCTTCGACGGCTGGGTCGCGGACGTTGTCGTGACTGAGAGCCCCCGATCAGCCATCGACACGGCGTCTGCGTGGCCGCTGGGCGTCGTCCCGGCACAGGAGCGACCGGACCGCTACCGCGGCTACGACCCGGAAACCGTCGCCGACCTGGCTGACATCGCGTCCCCGATTCTGGTGAAAGCTGACGGCGCGCGGATGCGGGAATTCAAGGCGCCGAGCGACCGCGAGCCACAGCTCCCCGCGACGGCATCGACGGTCGTCCCCATCGCGAGCGCACACGTCGTCGGCGAACCGCTGACGGACGACATTGTCCATCGGGTCGACGAGGTGGCCACAATCACAGGGCGTGCCCCCGGCGACGAGATTCGACCGAGAGATGTCGCCGCGGTGCTCGCCAGCGGCCGCGGCGGGCTGAAAGACGTGCCAGCCGACGCGACCGCGATTCCGCTGCTCAACATGGTCGACGACGAGCGACTCGAAACGAACGCGCGGGCTGTCGCCGAGGCGATTCACGACCGCGCCGACGTGCCACGCGTGGTGCTCGCGGAAATGCGAGCCGACGATCCACTGGTGGCAGTCGTCTGA
- a CDS encoding molybdenum cofactor guanylyltransferase — protein MRAGTIVAGGRSTRFGDSDKAVADLAGTPMIRRVADRLGQVVDELVVNCREDQVEAIDAALSGHALDPTFALDADPDQGPMAGIATGLEAVDSEYAAVVACDMPFVDPTFVDYLFEQAASHEAAVPRPDEWFQTTQAVYHADAMHDACRRALERGEHKVVEPLFDLDYVVVEREAVLEHTTLETFENLNTREEFEAAAERF, from the coding sequence ATGCGCGCAGGCACTATCGTCGCTGGCGGCCGGTCGACGCGGTTCGGCGACAGCGACAAGGCCGTCGCCGACCTCGCTGGCACGCCGATGATTCGCCGCGTCGCCGACCGACTGGGTCAGGTCGTCGACGAGCTCGTCGTGAACTGCCGCGAGGACCAGGTCGAGGCCATCGACGCCGCGCTGTCAGGCCACGCCCTCGACCCGACGTTCGCGCTCGATGCGGACCCCGACCAGGGGCCGATGGCGGGCATCGCGACCGGGCTGGAGGCCGTCGACAGCGAGTACGCCGCCGTGGTGGCCTGCGATATGCCCTTTGTCGATCCGACATTCGTCGACTACCTGTTCGAGCAGGCGGCGTCCCACGAGGCCGCAGTTCCGCGCCCGGACGAGTGGTTTCAGACGACGCAGGCAGTGTATCACGCGGACGCGATGCACGACGCCTGCCGGCGAGCGCTGGAGCGCGGCGAGCACAAGGTCGTCGAACCGCTGTTCGACCTCGATTACGTCGTCGTTGAGCGCGAAGCCGTGCTCGAACACACCACGCTGGAGACGTTCGAGAACCTCAACACCCGCGAGGAGTTCGAGGCCGCGGCCGAGCGGTTTTGA
- a CDS encoding aldehyde ferredoxin oxidoreductase — protein sequence MMTVANRDRMLHVDLSSASVESRPVPEGWRRQFVGGKGLGARYLYDELDAGTDPLGPENLLLFMLGPVSGLLPGETRYAAVTKSPLTGGFLDSYAGGTFPDTLAGALRNHIGILVTGRAPEPVTLVVEDDGATVEPAETWGQDTAETDAAFPEAAVACIGPAGEQGVAFATIASDGGEHHAGRGGAGAVMGAKRLKAVVVRGDPPTDLAELRERYAKRYREGDTGQWLQASGTVETVDFANEVGALSTRGWEDGQFEGADGVGIEAVQELAAGREYDDEGSPGGFRVQTEDGETIPRGATAMSLGAGLGIDDFDAVAALGETCNRLGLDLISAGSAVAWAIKAGDAGLLDRSLEYGSPDDAQALLEEIVARETALGDALADGVDAASDRLGGADLLPTVKAMELPAYDPRGARSMALAYATSDRGACHRRALPIEREAFDGDWSPERAAAAVIREQDQRSALWCLIVDDFVGDAFDDLGAEWLDAIGLDTDDDLATVGERVWTLTRLFNVREGVSRADDELPAKLQEPLDSGPNAGAAVDAESFDAMLDAYYGQRGWDADGRPTRETIERLGLTDPLDPSTLPAGRTLGE from the coding sequence ATGATGACAGTAGCCAACCGGGACCGGATGCTCCACGTCGACCTGTCGTCGGCGTCAGTCGAAAGCCGTCCGGTCCCAGAGGGTTGGCGTCGCCAGTTCGTGGGCGGCAAGGGACTCGGCGCTCGGTACCTGTACGACGAACTCGACGCCGGCACCGACCCGCTTGGCCCCGAGAACCTCCTGTTGTTCATGCTCGGGCCGGTATCGGGGCTGTTGCCGGGTGAGACGAGATATGCCGCAGTCACGAAGTCGCCCCTGACCGGCGGCTTCCTCGACTCGTACGCGGGCGGGACGTTTCCGGACACGCTAGCCGGCGCGCTGCGGAACCACATCGGGATTCTGGTCACCGGGCGCGCGCCGGAGCCGGTCACACTTGTCGTGGAGGACGACGGCGCGACGGTCGAACCCGCCGAGACGTGGGGACAGGACACAGCCGAAACTGACGCGGCGTTCCCCGAGGCCGCAGTGGCGTGTATCGGGCCGGCCGGCGAGCAGGGCGTCGCATTCGCCACCATCGCCTCCGACGGCGGCGAACACCACGCCGGGCGAGGCGGTGCCGGGGCGGTGATGGGCGCAAAACGGCTGAAAGCCGTCGTCGTTCGCGGCGACCCGCCGACGGACCTCGCGGAGTTACGGGAACGGTACGCAAAGCGGTACCGCGAGGGCGACACCGGCCAGTGGCTACAGGCCAGCGGGACCGTCGAGACGGTCGATTTCGCCAACGAGGTCGGCGCGCTCTCGACGCGCGGCTGGGAGGACGGCCAGTTCGAGGGCGCCGACGGCGTCGGCATCGAGGCCGTCCAGGAACTCGCCGCAGGCCGGGAGTACGACGACGAGGGTAGCCCCGGCGGCTTCCGCGTCCAGACCGAAGACGGCGAGACCATCCCGCGCGGCGCGACAGCGATGAGTCTCGGGGCCGGGCTCGGCATCGACGACTTCGATGCCGTGGCGGCGCTGGGCGAGACCTGCAACCGGCTGGGGCTCGACCTCATCAGCGCCGGGAGCGCCGTCGCGTGGGCCATCAAGGCCGGCGATGCCGGCCTGCTCGACCGCTCGCTCGAGTACGGAAGTCCCGACGATGCGCAGGCGCTCCTCGAAGAGATTGTCGCGCGGGAGACAGCGCTCGGCGACGCTCTGGCCGACGGTGTCGATGCGGCTTCAGACCGTCTGGGCGGAGCCGACCTCCTGCCGACGGTCAAGGCCATGGAACTGCCCGCCTACGACCCCCGCGGCGCGCGGAGCATGGCGCTGGCGTACGCGACCAGCGACCGCGGGGCCTGCCACCGGCGGGCGCTCCCCATCGAGCGGGAGGCCTTCGACGGCGACTGGAGCCCCGAGCGGGCGGCCGCAGCCGTCATTCGCGAACAGGACCAGCGCTCGGCACTGTGGTGTCTCATCGTCGACGACTTCGTCGGCGACGCCTTCGACGACCTCGGCGCGGAGTGGCTCGACGCTATCGGCCTCGACACGGACGACGACCTCGCGACGGTCGGTGAGCGCGTCTGGACACTCACTCGCCTGTTCAATGTCCGCGAGGGCGTCTCGCGGGCCGACGACGAACTCCCGGCAAAGCTACAGGAACCGCTCGATTCGGGACCGAACGCGGGCGCGGCGGTCGACGCCGAGTCTTTCGACGCGATGCTCGACGCCTACTACGGCCAGCGCGGCTGGGACGCCGACGGCCGGCCCACCCGCGAGACGATAGAGCGACTGGGCCTCACGGACCCACTCGACCCGTCGACGCTCCCGGCAGGCAGGACACTCGGAGAATGA
- a CDS encoding molecular chaperone TorD has product MNDAAVYEARLELVDFVIDVFWDVPDEAFVERLLSGDVQLPGDSINDQLDEGFEMLRAWIDDNADRSVSAVRDDLEREYTDLLVGPRPPVLPHETNYREDTEFIGEGLAEVDASYAAAGWAPPEEYPEEDDFIAVELAFLRYLIERQREGDEETVGYERVFIEQHLSEWVVDFTDEMREEADDGLFLAAALVCEGLVRFEDEIVAQIG; this is encoded by the coding sequence ATGAACGACGCGGCCGTCTACGAGGCCCGCCTCGAACTGGTCGATTTCGTCATCGACGTGTTCTGGGACGTGCCCGACGAGGCGTTCGTCGAGCGGCTGTTGAGCGGCGACGTGCAGCTGCCGGGCGACTCCATCAACGACCAGTTGGACGAGGGCTTCGAGATGCTACGGGCGTGGATCGACGACAACGCGGACCGGTCGGTGTCGGCGGTGCGTGACGACCTCGAACGGGAGTACACGGACCTGCTCGTCGGCCCGCGCCCGCCGGTGTTGCCCCACGAGACGAACTACCGCGAGGACACGGAGTTCATCGGCGAGGGGCTGGCCGAGGTCGATGCCAGCTACGCCGCGGCGGGGTGGGCACCCCCCGAGGAGTACCCCGAGGAGGACGACTTCATCGCCGTCGAACTGGCGTTCCTGCGCTATCTCATCGAGCGCCAGCGCGAGGGCGACGAGGAGACCGTCGGCTACGAGCGGGTGTTCATCGAGCAACACCTCAGCGAGTGGGTCGTCGACTTCACCGACGAGATGCGCGAGGAGGCCGACGACGGACTGTTCCTCGCGGCGGCGCTAGTCTGTGAGGGCCTGGTCCGCTTCGAGGACGAAATCGTCGCCCAGATCGGCTAG
- a CDS encoding ferridoxin, with product MNIGAFVCSCGGSCNIDLEAVRDGVDDVDVVASSELLCQDGLAGMSQVIEEYDLDQIIATTPEPSCQDRIRGLADEHGLHPEASVFVDHRETNAWVHGEAAATDKTARLINATRAGLREEAPSRTVSKDAGNRVAVVGDPGTARSLTDDADVTVIADGQDFADVEGLSNVTIERGRVVDIEGSYGEYELTLEARVTDDCIDCMDCVREGPDGMVTEFPVDIYPDAPDGAWTDTCPTDAIDLAGVTRTVEVDQVIYPGGRDDARGGRLGFYTGPVDAGTIAAVESQLGGIEKPQFLDLEMDVCAAGASSQEGCTACVDACPHGAVDRPTIDSVEFDEAACENCGACTSACPTGATQLREPSNRRLAREVEALLEDDADGGLLSRGDDGIDTQVIAFVCSEYAMERLRAHGRKAVQSGDLDYPPILPVRVNCTDTVGEAHVMHALAAGADGVAIVGCGGSCLHSGPDPKQDLVDRLNQATTDLGLGDRVGFFAPEAGNPEAFAESLSGFVEFGLDETPIPAGDYEATGRSDADREEPRPNPDFDSHGWTLESVRTILDHVDPEREVIRGLKDFGVMDVSDACTLTPTCTNLCPTDAIQRTGEGELAFNHADCVNCGLCEEGCPETAITMHDGLDRSLLPENRGGEAWVTVHDGDMLECVRCGKPFTSVASATKIEEEVGSQVEGLAPDADHSVFEYCSDCRSRLLFDQGEKR from the coding sequence ATGAATATAGGTGCCTTTGTGTGTTCCTGTGGGGGGTCGTGTAACATCGACCTCGAAGCGGTACGGGACGGTGTCGACGATGTCGATGTCGTCGCCAGTTCCGAACTGCTCTGCCAGGACGGGCTGGCCGGGATGTCACAGGTCATCGAGGAGTACGACCTCGACCAGATCATCGCGACGACGCCAGAACCGTCGTGTCAGGACCGCATTCGCGGGCTTGCGGACGAGCACGGCCTGCACCCCGAGGCGTCGGTGTTCGTCGACCATCGGGAGACCAACGCCTGGGTCCACGGCGAGGCGGCGGCAACCGACAAGACGGCCCGCCTCATCAACGCGACACGCGCGGGACTTCGCGAGGAAGCACCCTCGCGAACGGTGTCGAAAGACGCCGGCAACCGCGTCGCCGTCGTCGGCGACCCGGGGACCGCCCGGTCGCTGACCGACGACGCCGACGTGACGGTCATCGCGGACGGGCAGGACTTCGCTGACGTGGAAGGGCTGAGCAATGTGACGATAGAGCGCGGGCGGGTTGTCGACATCGAGGGCTCGTACGGCGAGTACGAACTCACGCTGGAAGCCCGCGTCACCGACGACTGCATCGACTGCATGGACTGCGTGCGGGAGGGTCCCGACGGCATGGTGACGGAGTTCCCCGTCGACATCTACCCGGACGCACCGGACGGCGCGTGGACGGACACCTGTCCGACCGACGCCATCGACCTGGCGGGGGTCACGCGCACCGTCGAGGTCGACCAGGTCATCTACCCCGGCGGCCGCGACGACGCCCGCGGCGGCCGGCTGGGCTTTTACACCGGCCCGGTCGACGCCGGCACTATCGCCGCCGTCGAATCGCAACTGGGCGGCATCGAGAAGCCGCAGTTCCTCGACCTAGAGATGGACGTCTGTGCCGCTGGCGCGTCCAGTCAGGAGGGGTGTACGGCCTGCGTCGACGCCTGTCCCCACGGCGCGGTCGACCGGCCGACCATCGACTCCGTGGAGTTCGACGAGGCCGCCTGCGAGAACTGCGGGGCCTGCACGAGCGCCTGTCCGACGGGCGCGACACAGCTCCGCGAGCCGTCGAACCGCCGGCTCGCACGCGAAGTCGAGGCGCTGCTGGAGGACGACGCCGACGGTGGCCTGCTCTCGCGCGGCGACGACGGCATCGATACGCAGGTCATCGCGTTCGTCTGCTCGGAGTACGCCATGGAGCGGCTCCGGGCGCACGGACGGAAGGCCGTCCAGTCGGGGGACCTCGACTACCCGCCCATCCTCCCGGTCCGGGTCAACTGCACCGACACGGTCGGCGAGGCACACGTCATGCACGCGCTGGCGGCCGGCGCGGACGGCGTCGCCATCGTCGGCTGTGGCGGCTCCTGTCTCCACTCCGGGCCGGACCCCAAGCAGGACCTCGTCGACCGGCTCAATCAGGCGACGACCGACCTCGGCCTAGGCGACCGCGTCGGCTTTTTCGCCCCGGAAGCGGGCAACCCCGAGGCCTTCGCCGAGTCACTGTCCGGGTTCGTCGAGTTCGGCCTCGACGAGACGCCGATACCGGCCGGCGACTACGAGGCGACGGGCCGCAGCGACGCCGACCGCGAGGAACCCCGCCCCAACCCCGACTTCGACAGCCACGGCTGGACTCTAGAGAGCGTCCGAACCATCCTCGACCACGTCGACCCCGAGCGGGAGGTAATTCGCGGGCTGAAGGACTTCGGCGTCATGGACGTCAGCGACGCGTGCACGCTGACGCCGACCTGTACGAACCTCTGTCCGACCGACGCTATCCAGCGGACCGGCGAGGGCGAACTGGCGTTCAACCACGCGGACTGCGTGAACTGCGGGCTCTGCGAGGAGGGGTGTCCCGAGACGGCGATTACGATGCACGACGGGCTGGACCGCTCCCTGCTCCCGGAGAACCGGGGCGGCGAGGCCTGGGTGACCGTCCACGACGGCGACATGCTCGAATGCGTCCGCTGTGGCAAGCCGTTCACCAGCGTCGCCTCCGCGACCAAAATCGAGGAGGAGGTCGGCAGTCAGGTCGAGGGCCTGGCCCCCGACGCCGACCACTCGGTCTTCGAGTACTGTAGCGACTGTCGGAGCCGTCTGCTGTTCGATCAGGGGGAGAAACGATGA